In Thermocrinis minervae, a single genomic region encodes these proteins:
- a CDS encoding sensor histidine kinase: MLNLFLFYEFARLNDRLLEEKARNLALEHIHYGVREAEGFVVIYEPVKDYIVYEFQNLSNPERIVKVGYPESRRREVLNNIFLRLLIFEFFIILGFLTLYMGAVDSLFRRIALEQQKLKDLLLSINHRFGNLVSILSVNMSLLKRKLPEDKSLLRVEKSIKRAERDLRFFSSLLEEKAPKPVVIRLDSLISDILKDLQDEAENKKLIVRLREAYTRVDPLDLEDILYNVLHNALKHSKSKVYVRLCKVRERVRLLVINDFMETRRGGMGLGLRLIQSMAKRNGLKISLHIRRSFMVVIDF; this comes from the coding sequence TTGCTCAACCTATTCCTTTTCTATGAGTTTGCCCGTCTAAACGACAGACTTTTGGAGGAAAAGGCCAGAAACCTAGCATTGGAGCACATCCACTACGGAGTCAGAGAGGCCGAAGGCTTTGTGGTGATATACGAGCCTGTAAAGGACTACATAGTCTACGAGTTTCAGAACCTTTCAAACCCCGAGAGGATAGTAAAGGTTGGTTACCCTGAAAGCAGAAGGAGAGAAGTTCTAAATAACATCTTTTTAAGGCTTCTGATCTTCGAATTTTTCATCATCTTAGGCTTCTTAACCCTCTACATGGGGGCCGTGGACAGTCTTTTTAGAAGAATAGCTTTAGAACAGCAAAAGTTAAAGGACCTTCTTCTATCCATAAACCACAGATTCGGAAACTTAGTGAGCATACTCTCCGTGAACATGAGTCTTCTCAAGAGAAAACTTCCCGAGGATAAGTCTCTGCTGCGTGTAGAGAAGTCAATAAAAAGGGCTGAGAGGGATCTTAGGTTTTTCAGCTCTCTGTTGGAGGAAAAGGCTCCAAAACCAGTGGTAATAAGGTTGGACAGTCTTATATCCGACATACTTAAAGATTTGCAAGATGAAGCGGAGAATAAAAAGCTTATTGTAAGGCTTAGAGAAGCCTACACAAGGGTAGACCCTCTGGACCTTGAAGACATACTCTACAACGTACTTCACAATGCTTTAAAACACTCGAAAAGCAAAGTTTACGTAAGGCTGTGTAAAGTTAGGGAAAGGGTAAGACTTTTAGTAATAAATGATTTCATGGAAACAAGGCGTGGTGGTATGGGTTTGGGTCTTAGGCTCATTCAGAGCATGGCCAAAAGGAACGGCCTTAAGATCAGCCTTCACATAAGAAGATCCTTTATGGTTGTAATAGATTTTTAA
- a CDS encoding response regulator transcription factor produces MKVLLVEDDKLLGESLADYLKAEGIEVDWVSDPRRVLPILEISSYDVIVLDLIMPHIPGEKLLKEIRQKDKSTPILILTAKGRIEDKEVCFREGADDYLVKPFDMKELLLRIRALHRRRVSEGYARIGSVEIDLDADTVKVDGKMIPLSKKDMMLLKLLVQNRGRVVSHEEILNYVWGGMAVGDEVIRSHIKNLRKILPEGFIKTVKGRGYYVE; encoded by the coding sequence ATGAAAGTACTCCTGGTGGAGGACGATAAGCTACTGGGGGAGTCGCTGGCTGATTACCTAAAGGCAGAAGGAATTGAGGTGGACTGGGTTTCAGACCCAAGGCGTGTTCTACCCATACTCGAGATTTCATCCTACGACGTTATCGTTCTTGATCTTATAATGCCCCATATACCAGGTGAAAAGCTTCTTAAAGAGATAAGACAAAAGGATAAAAGCACACCCATACTTATACTGACTGCGAAAGGACGCATAGAGGACAAAGAAGTTTGTTTTAGGGAAGGTGCTGATGACTACTTGGTAAAGCCCTTTGATATGAAAGAGCTTCTCCTGAGGATAAGGGCTCTACACAGAAGGAGGGTGTCTGAAGGATACGCAAGGATAGGCTCCGTGGAGATAGACCTGGATGCTGACACTGTAAAGGTAGACGGAAAGATGATCCCTTTAAGCAAGAAGGATATGATGCTTCTAAAGCTCCTGGTTCAAAACAGGGGAAGGGTGGTAAGCCACGAGGAGATACTAAACTACGTGTGGGGTGGCATGGCGGTAGGTGACGAGGTGATAAGGTCGCACATAAAGAACCTCAGAAAGATCCTGCCCGAAGGGTTCATAAAGACAGTCAAGGGCAGAGGCTACTACGTTGAGTGA
- a CDS encoding CDP-alcohol phosphatidyltransferase family protein, which yields MSYLTRDIKPYFEKSISPLVDLLKNLQVSPNAITLLGLVLVGVGSYFLYEKNTLLAFFFLFLGAVCDAIDGTLARKLGNKSDFGAFLDSVVDRFSDAMPFIALALSSEDKLFSLTCMLAMVFSYSVSYTRARAESLGYTMDVGLFERPERWMVLLLGILTSFVEVAVVVILIGAFLTTLQRIVYLIKKKDESTPGGGR from the coding sequence ATGAGTTATCTAACTAGAGATATAAAGCCGTACTTTGAAAAGAGCATATCTCCCTTGGTGGATCTCCTTAAAAATCTGCAGGTAAGCCCAAACGCTATTACCCTCTTGGGTCTTGTACTTGTAGGAGTAGGATCATACTTCTTGTACGAGAAGAACACGCTCCTCGCTTTTTTCTTCTTGTTTTTAGGTGCTGTCTGCGACGCCATTGACGGAACCCTCGCCAGAAAGTTAGGAAATAAAAGTGACTTTGGAGCTTTTTTAGATTCGGTGGTAGACAGGTTTTCAGATGCTATGCCTTTCATAGCCCTAGCTCTTTCCTCTGAGGATAAACTCTTCTCGCTGACGTGCATGCTCGCCATGGTGTTTTCCTACTCGGTGAGCTACACCAGGGCAAGGGCTGAAAGCCTAGGTTACACGATGGATGTGGGCCTGTTTGAAAGACCAGAAAGATGGATGGTACTACTCCTTGGCATACTTACAAGTTTCGTAGAAGTGGCTGTCGTGGTAATCTTGATAGGAGCTTTCTTAACCACACTCCAGAGGATAGTATACTTAATAAAGAAAAAAGATGAAAGTACTCCTGGTGGAGGACGATAA
- the gap gene encoding type I glyceraldehyde-3-phosphate dehydrogenase yields MAIRVGINGFGRIGRSFFRACYGNPDIQIVAINDLTDTKTLAHLLKYDSVHGIFKASISADEKHLIVDGQKIRVFSEKDPSQIPWGEAGVQIVIESTGAFTDRSKAELHLRETVERVIISAPAKNPDITIVLGVNHQSFDPEKHRIISNASCTTNCLAPLVKVLHENYGIKKGYMVTVHAYTNDQRVLDLPHKDLRRARAAAVNIIPTSTGAAKAIGEVIPELKGKLDGTARRVPVADGSLVDFTVVVEKPPASEQEVNELFKKYAEGELKGILEYCEDPIVSQDIVGNPHSSIFDAGLTRVIEDMVHVGAWYDNEWGYSCRLRDLVLYVSGVWRNWQTQGT; encoded by the coding sequence ATGGCTATAAGAGTAGGAATAAACGGCTTTGGTAGGATAGGGAGGTCTTTTTTCAGAGCATGCTACGGCAACCCAGACATACAGATAGTGGCAATAAACGACCTTACAGATACGAAGACTCTGGCTCACCTTTTGAAGTACGATTCTGTGCACGGCATTTTTAAAGCATCCATAAGCGCCGACGAAAAGCACCTTATAGTGGATGGTCAAAAGATACGGGTCTTCTCAGAGAAGGATCCTTCCCAGATACCTTGGGGAGAGGCAGGTGTACAGATAGTGATAGAGTCCACGGGTGCTTTCACAGACAGATCTAAGGCTGAGCTCCACCTAAGGGAAACTGTGGAGAGAGTTATTATCTCAGCGCCCGCCAAAAACCCTGATATAACCATAGTACTAGGTGTAAACCATCAGAGCTTTGACCCTGAGAAGCATAGGATAATATCTAACGCAAGCTGTACCACCAACTGCCTCGCTCCCCTTGTGAAGGTGCTCCACGAGAACTATGGAATAAAAAAGGGTTACATGGTAACAGTACACGCGTATACCAACGATCAGAGGGTGCTTGATCTTCCACACAAGGATTTGAGGAGGGCAAGAGCTGCTGCTGTGAACATAATACCAACATCCACAGGTGCGGCAAAAGCTATAGGAGAAGTCATACCAGAGCTAAAAGGGAAGTTGGATGGAACGGCCAGGAGAGTACCTGTAGCAGATGGTTCGTTGGTAGACTTTACCGTAGTAGTAGAAAAGCCACCAGCTTCTGAACAAGAAGTAAATGAGCTCTTTAAAAAGTATGCAGAAGGTGAGCTAAAAGGTATACTAGAGTACTGCGAAGACCCAATAGTCTCCCAGGACATCGTAGGCAACCCGCACTCCTCCATATTTGATGCTGGTCTTACAAGGGTTATAGAGGACATGGTGCATGTGGGTGCATGGTACGACAACGAGTGGGGTTACTCTTGCAGACTTAGGGATTTAGTTTTATACGTATCGGGGGTGTGGCGGAACTGGCAGACGCAGGGGACTTAA